One segment of Bacteroidales bacterium DNA contains the following:
- a CDS encoding chloride channel protein, which produces MSKGTSEEGNKKRINLKRIRKLLRNDNLVTNRNFILLLSFVVGLLSGLSAVLMKNLVYFFHRFISENLQISGTSLLYFTLPLAGIFFTFVFVRYFVKDSISHGVTKVLHAISRGEANLPFHNTWSSMIAGSITVGFGGSVGMEAPIVMTGSAIGSNLGRLLKTNYRTTVLLLGCGAAGAIAGIFKAPIAAVVFVLEVLMFDLTLSSIIPLLISSVTAATVAYFLLGQGVEFSFTISDPFVLRNIPFYLLLGVFTGFVSLYFSKSAFRAESLIHRIRNPWLRLVSGGLLVGTMIYLFPPLFGEGYSSLRHVLGGDPFQLAEHSMFYPFRNEFWVFAGYLLLILLLKVYAMAFTNGSGGVGGLFAPSLFVGGIAGYFLVFVLHYLGFGEISSRNFALAGMAGVMSGVMHAPLTAIFLIAEITGGYQLFIPLIITSTLSFLTIRSFEPHSIYHRRLAEEGDLITHHKDKAVLTMMNLKNLIETDFVAVRPEMRLGDLVKMVSASKRNIFPVTDEEGYLLGIVMLDDIRHIMFDKDMYNMISVENIMHVPPAYVYLNERMESIVSKFEESRSWNLPVVEKGKYMGFISRARVFSAYRDVMKEFSEE; this is translated from the coding sequence ATGAGCAAGGGAACTTCTGAAGAAGGAAACAAGAAGAGAATCAATCTGAAACGGATAAGAAAATTGTTGCGTAATGACAACCTGGTTACCAACCGGAATTTTATTCTCCTGCTGAGCTTTGTTGTCGGCCTATTGTCGGGCCTGTCTGCGGTTCTGATGAAAAACCTGGTGTATTTTTTCCACCGGTTCATTTCGGAGAATTTGCAGATTTCGGGCACATCACTGCTCTATTTCACATTACCGCTTGCAGGGATCTTTTTTACGTTTGTTTTTGTTCGCTATTTTGTAAAAGACTCGATCAGTCATGGTGTAACGAAGGTTCTTCATGCCATTTCGCGTGGAGAAGCCAACCTGCCTTTCCATAATACATGGAGTTCCATGATTGCCGGTTCCATAACGGTGGGTTTCGGAGGTTCAGTAGGAATGGAGGCCCCAATTGTGATGACAGGCTCAGCCATAGGTTCCAATCTGGGCCGCCTTCTTAAAACCAATTATCGCACTACCGTCTTGCTTCTGGGATGCGGCGCTGCGGGAGCTATAGCCGGAATTTTTAAAGCCCCCATAGCGGCTGTGGTTTTTGTCCTGGAAGTTCTGATGTTTGACCTGACCTTATCTTCTATTATTCCGCTATTGATTTCGTCTGTAACAGCGGCAACCGTTGCTTATTTTCTTCTGGGACAGGGAGTTGAGTTTTCTTTTACCATTTCTGACCCTTTTGTTCTGAGAAATATTCCTTTTTACCTGTTGCTGGGTGTCTTTACGGGTTTTGTCTCCCTGTATTTTTCGAAATCTGCCTTTCGGGCTGAAAGCTTAATCCACAGAATCCGCAATCCATGGCTGAGATTGGTTTCTGGTGGTCTTCTTGTGGGAACAATGATTTATTTGTTTCCTCCCCTGTTCGGAGAAGGATACAGCAGCCTTCGACACGTTCTGGGAGGTGATCCTTTTCAGCTTGCAGAACATAGTATGTTCTATCCTTTCAGAAATGAGTTCTGGGTTTTTGCCGGTTATTTGTTATTGATCTTGCTGCTAAAGGTATATGCCATGGCTTTTACAAATGGCAGCGGAGGGGTAGGGGGGCTTTTCGCTCCATCGCTCTTCGTGGGTGGAATTGCCGGATATTTTCTTGTGTTCGTTTTGCATTATCTGGGTTTTGGAGAAATATCCTCCAGAAATTTTGCTCTGGCCGGCATGGCCGGGGTTATGTCGGGTGTTATGCATGCGCCGCTTACAGCGATATTTTTGATTGCAGAAATAACAGGTGGCTATCAGCTGTTTATTCCACTTATCATTACTTCAACCCTTTCCTTTTTGACCATCCGGTCATTTGAGCCGCATTCAATTTATCACCGCAGGCTTGCTGAAGAGGGGGATCTTATTACACATCACAAGGACAAAGCCGTGCTTACCATGATGAACCTGAAAAATCTCATCGAAACTGATTTTGTTGCTGTGCGCCCCGAAATGCGGCTCGGCGACCTGGTAAAAATGGTCTCGGCTTCGAAAAGAAATATTTTTCCGGTTACTGACGAGGAAGGATACCTTTTGGGTATTGTTATGCTCGATGATATACGGCATATTATGTTTGACAAGGATATGTACAATATGATTTCGGTGGAAAATATCATGCATGTACCTCCTGCCTATGTTTATCTGAATGAACGTATGGAAAGCATTGTGAGCAAATTCGAAGAGTCCCGGTCATGGAACCTGCCGGTAGTGGAGAAGGGCAAATACATGGGTTTTATTTCCCGTGCCAGGGTCTTTTCAGCATACCGGGACGTTATGAAGGAGTTTTCAGAAGAATAG
- a CDS encoding aspartate kinase, translating to MLTVEKIGGTSMSKFGDVLRNIIMRNRSAEDYYNRIFVVSAYNNVTNWLLEHKKTGEPGIYSTFVSGGDYRTALKDLLKKLIDINKGFSDIGLDLVVAENFITERIRQAENYLQSLSQVMASGYVVRENILHAAREILASIGEAHSAFNSVNILQHHGINATFVDLCGFNDPEPLTIDERIRKMFSGIDFSKTLCIATGYTKGTEGIMREFDRGYSEITFSKIAVAVKAGEAIIHKEYHLSSADPLIVGVENSRPVGFTNYNVADQLADVGMEAIHPKASKPLEVANINLRIKNTFEPDHPGTLISRNYRNPEPRIEIITGTDKVLVIEIQEPLMVGQVGFDLGIMQVFQKHRVSYILKATNANSISMVVWDNRQSAELINELKSLYDTVTIKPASIVCAIGSNITGPGILARAASAMARENINIDCLSLSLSQVNIQFVVGRQDFRKAIIALNQELCLS from the coding sequence ATGCTGACTGTTGAAAAAATAGGTGGAACCTCTATGTCGAAGTTCGGAGATGTTCTCCGAAATATCATTATGCGGAACCGTTCTGCAGAAGATTATTATAACCGGATCTTTGTTGTTTCGGCCTATAACAATGTTACCAACTGGCTTCTGGAACACAAAAAAACCGGAGAACCCGGTATATACAGCACGTTTGTTTCCGGTGGGGATTACCGCACTGCACTGAAAGACCTTTTAAAAAAGCTTATTGACATTAATAAGGGTTTTTCGGACATAGGTCTGGATCTTGTTGTTGCTGAAAATTTTATAACCGAAAGAATCCGGCAGGCGGAAAATTATCTGCAAAGTTTGTCACAGGTAATGGCTTCAGGGTATGTAGTCAGGGAAAACATTCTTCATGCCGCGCGGGAGATACTGGCCTCAATAGGAGAAGCACATTCCGCCTTCAATTCGGTCAACATTCTTCAGCATCACGGGATCAATGCCACTTTTGTTGATCTCTGCGGATTTAACGATCCCGAACCCTTGACCATTGATGAACGCATACGGAAAATGTTTTCAGGAATTGATTTTTCGAAAACCCTTTGTATTGCAACCGGATATACAAAAGGAACCGAAGGTATCATGCGTGAATTCGACAGGGGCTATTCCGAAATTACGTTCAGCAAAATAGCGGTGGCGGTAAAAGCCGGTGAAGCGATCATTCATAAGGAATACCATCTGTCTTCGGCTGATCCTCTCATTGTAGGGGTTGAAAACAGCCGGCCGGTTGGGTTCACCAACTACAATGTTGCTGACCAGCTGGCAGATGTTGGAATGGAAGCCATTCATCCGAAAGCATCCAAGCCGCTGGAAGTTGCCAATATCAACCTGCGCATCAAAAACACCTTTGAACCGGACCATCCGGGAACCTTAATATCACGGAATTACAGAAATCCGGAACCCAGAATTGAAATTATTACCGGCACAGACAAAGTGCTTGTGATTGAAATACAGGAACCCCTTATGGTAGGTCAGGTGGGTTTCGATCTCGGAATCATGCAGGTTTTCCAGAAGCACAGAGTAAGTTATATCCTGAAGGCAACCAATGCCAATAGTATTTCCATGGTGGTATGGGATAACCGGCAAAGCGCCGAACTGATTAATGAGTTGAAATCGCTTTACGACACCGTTACTATAAAACCGGCATCCATAGTCTGTGCTATAGGATCGAACATTACGGGCCCCGGAATACTGGCCCGTGCAGCAAGCGCTATGGCACGCGAAAACATCAATATTGACTGCCTTTCCTTGTCATTATCCCAGGTCAATATTCAGTTTGTTGTCGGCAGACAGGATTTCAGGAAAGCAATTATTGCCCTCAATCAAGAACTCTGCCTTTCATAG
- a CDS encoding serine hydroxymethyltransferase, translating into MEQDNLIFELIRKEQERQVHGIELIASENFVSEQVLRAMGSVLTNKYAEGYPGRRYYGGCQVVDEVEQLAIDRAKKLFGAVWANVQPHSGAQANAAVMMCVLKPGDTLMGLDLSHGGHLTHGSPVNYSGILYRAVSYTLNPDTGMVDYDRMEETALREKPRLIVAGASAYSRDWDYARMRAIADKVGALLMADIAHPAGLIAKGLLRNPFPHCHIVTTTTHKTLRGPRGGMILVGEDFPNPWGVKTPKGELKTITQMLDSAVFPGIQGGPLEHVIAAKAVSFGEALSQSYEAYVKQVVSNARTMAQAFVDKGYKIISGGTDNHSMLIDLRSKFPDLTGKAAENALVKADITLNKNMVPFDSRTPFQTSGVRVGTPAITTRGLKEDAMPVIVEMIDEVLSHPDDEKVIERVRTRVNSMMKEYPLFAW; encoded by the coding sequence ATGGAACAGGACAATCTGATTTTTGAACTTATCCGGAAGGAGCAGGAACGTCAGGTGCATGGTATTGAGCTGATTGCTTCTGAGAATTTCGTCAGCGAACAGGTATTGAGAGCAATGGGGTCGGTATTGACCAATAAATATGCCGAAGGATATCCTGGACGCCGTTATTATGGAGGATGTCAGGTAGTGGATGAGGTGGAGCAGCTGGCCATCGACAGGGCGAAAAAACTGTTTGGAGCAGTATGGGCCAATGTTCAGCCGCATTCAGGTGCACAGGCCAATGCTGCTGTTATGATGTGTGTGCTGAAACCCGGTGATACTCTTATGGGGCTGGATTTATCGCACGGAGGGCATCTTACCCATGGCTCGCCCGTCAATTATTCAGGTATCCTCTATCGTGCTGTTTCCTACACACTTAATCCTGATACAGGTATGGTGGATTATGACAGGATGGAAGAAACTGCCCTGCGCGAAAAACCGCGTCTCATAGTAGCAGGAGCTTCAGCGTATTCGCGTGACTGGGATTATGCCCGCATGCGGGCCATAGCCGACAAAGTTGGTGCTTTGCTTATGGCCGACATTGCTCATCCTGCCGGATTGATTGCAAAAGGGTTGCTCAGGAATCCTTTTCCGCATTGCCACATTGTGACAACCACTACCCACAAAACATTGCGAGGGCCGCGCGGGGGAATGATCCTGGTTGGAGAGGATTTCCCCAACCCATGGGGAGTCAAAACCCCTAAGGGAGAATTGAAAACGATTACCCAGATGCTTGATTCTGCTGTATTCCCGGGTATTCAGGGCGGACCTCTGGAACATGTTATTGCAGCCAAAGCAGTTTCTTTTGGAGAAGCCCTTTCCCAATCGTATGAAGCTTATGTTAAACAGGTAGTATCCAATGCCAGAACAATGGCTCAGGCTTTTGTTGACAAAGGATATAAAATTATTTCCGGAGGCACCGACAATCATTCAATGCTGATTGACCTCCGTTCCAAGTTCCCGGATCTTACAGGAAAAGCAGCCGAAAATGCTCTGGTAAAGGCTGATATTACATTGAACAAAAACATGGTTCCGTTTGACAGCCGCACTCCTTTTCAAACATCCGGCGTCAGGGTGGGTACTCCTGCCATTACTACCCGCGGCCTGAAAGAAGATGCAATGCCGGTCATTGTGGAAATGATCGATGAAGTTCTGTCGCATCCTGATGACGAGAAGGTAATTGAACGAGTAAGAACCAGAGTAAATTCCATGATGAAAGAATATCCACTGTTTGCCTGGTAA
- a CDS encoding nicotinate-nucleotide adenylyltransferase: MITNLSAVKTGLFFGSFNPVHVGHLIIANYVCEFTDIEEVWMVISPQNPLKDRNQLLSADIRYSMVKKAIGNYAHIHVSDIELHLTMPSYTVNTLKTMENSYKDREFVLIMGADSLVQFHEWKDWQEIARNYARYVYPRRGIDVSEADLTNCRMLDAPLIDISSTMIRNALLAGKDVRFYLPSEIREDVLRHYAPGSSLTT; encoded by the coding sequence ATCATTACTAACTTATCTGCTGTGAAAACCGGACTGTTTTTTGGATCATTTAATCCTGTCCATGTCGGTCACCTGATCATTGCGAATTATGTTTGTGAATTTACCGATATCGAAGAGGTATGGATGGTGATCAGTCCGCAGAATCCCCTGAAAGATAGGAACCAGTTGCTTTCCGCAGATATTCGCTATTCCATGGTGAAAAAGGCCATCGGCAATTATGCCCATATTCATGTTTCCGATATTGAACTGCATCTCACTATGCCTTCCTATACGGTAAATACGTTGAAAACAATGGAAAACAGTTACAAGGACAGGGAATTCGTGCTGATTATGGGGGCCGACAGCCTGGTACAGTTTCATGAATGGAAAGACTGGCAGGAGATAGCAAGGAATTACGCACGCTACGTTTACCCGCGCCGTGGAATCGATGTGTCAGAAGCCGATCTTACTAATTGCAGAATGTTGGATGCCCCTCTGATAGACATTTCCTCAACTATGATCCGGAATGCCCTTTTGGCCGGAAAGGATGTGCGATTCTATCTTCCTTCCGAAATAAGGGAGGATGTTTTACGGCACTATGCCCCGGGCTCTTCCCTTACAACATAA
- a CDS encoding tryptophanase, whose protein sequence is MDFPFAESYKIKTVEPVFRSTREQREQWIREAHYNLFNLRSEQVFIDLLTDSGTGAMSARQWAAIMNGDESYAGASSYYRLKKAVEEILGFPYFLPVHQGRAAENVLFSALVKEGDIIPGNAHFDTTKGHIEFRKAVAIDCTINEAYDTSLSHPFKGNVDIDRLEDVIRKYGREKIPFVILTLTCNTVGGQPVSMENIRQVKNLAGQYGIPLLVDAARFAENAWFIREREAEFRNRSVRAIVTEMLSYADMFTMSSKKDGLVNIGGLIGMRSKEVFDKASVYNIMFEGYLTYGGMAGRDMEALAAGLEEVVDEQYLESRIRQVEFLGKKLDEFGVPVLKPFGGHAVFVDALSFLPLVPREQFVAQTLAVELYREGGVRSAEIGTLMADRDPVTRENRYPQVEYVRLAIPRRVYTDNHMMYTAVALARIFERRNSIRAGYVIVKEQPILRHFTVQLKPVES, encoded by the coding sequence ATGGATTTTCCTTTTGCAGAATCATATAAAATAAAAACAGTTGAGCCTGTTTTCAGGAGCACACGCGAACAGCGGGAACAATGGATCAGGGAAGCACATTACAATTTGTTCAACCTCCGGAGCGAACAGGTATTTATCGATTTGCTGACCGATTCAGGCACCGGCGCCATGAGTGCTCGGCAGTGGGCGGCTATTATGAACGGCGATGAAAGTTATGCGGGAGCTTCTTCGTATTACAGATTGAAGAAGGCTGTGGAAGAAATTCTGGGGTTCCCCTATTTTCTCCCGGTACACCAGGGGCGGGCTGCAGAGAATGTTCTTTTTTCCGCTCTGGTTAAGGAAGGTGACATTATACCGGGGAATGCCCACTTTGATACCACCAAGGGCCATATTGAGTTCAGAAAAGCTGTTGCCATTGATTGTACTATCAATGAAGCATATGATACCTCCCTCAGCCATCCTTTTAAGGGGAACGTTGATATTGATCGCCTTGAGGATGTCATCCGGAAATATGGCAGAGAAAAAATACCCTTTGTCATACTTACCCTTACCTGCAATACCGTTGGCGGGCAACCTGTTTCGATGGAAAATATCCGGCAGGTAAAGAATCTAGCCGGTCAATACGGAATTCCTCTGCTGGTTGATGCGGCACGTTTTGCCGAAAATGCCTGGTTCATCAGGGAAAGAGAAGCCGAGTTCAGAAATCGTTCTGTCCGTGCGATAGTAACTGAAATGCTTTCCTATGCCGATATGTTTACCATGAGCAGTAAGAAGGATGGCCTGGTGAACATTGGCGGGCTTATAGGTATGCGCAGCAAAGAGGTTTTTGACAAAGCTTCGGTTTACAATATCATGTTTGAAGGATACCTGACCTATGGCGGCATGGCAGGCAGAGATATGGAGGCTCTGGCGGCAGGACTCGAGGAAGTAGTAGATGAACAATATCTTGAGTCACGAATCCGGCAGGTTGAATTTTTGGGAAAAAAGCTCGATGAATTTGGAGTACCGGTTCTGAAACCTTTTGGCGGGCATGCTGTATTTGTTGATGCCCTGTCCTTTCTTCCTTTGGTCCCACGGGAACAGTTTGTTGCCCAGACACTTGCCGTGGAGCTCTACAGGGAAGGAGGCGTTCGTTCAGCTGAAATCGGCACCCTGATGGCCGACCGAGACCCGGTCACAAGGGAAAACCGCTATCCGCAGGTTGAATATGTCAGGCTGGCCATACCACGAAGGGTATATACCGATAACCATATGATGTACACTGCCGTTGCTCTGGCCAGGATCTTTGAGCGGCGCAATTCCATTCGTGCCGGCTATGTTATTGTGAAAGAGCAACCCATACTCCGTCATTTTACCGTTCAGCTGAAACCGGTTGAATCATAA
- the gmk gene encoding guanylate kinase, with translation MSSFQGKAIIVSAPSGAGKTTIVHRLLASGLPLGFSVSATSRPRRSNEVNGVDYFFLSPEEFMKRVKNGEFIEWEEVYENQYYGTLKSEIERLWQEKKHALFDVDVKGGISLKKYFGSQALAIFIKPPSLQTLYERLRARGTETEESLKKRMAKAEYELSFAPGFDAVVENNILEKAVEEVYRLVVNFIGAEE, from the coding sequence ATGAGTTCGTTTCAGGGGAAAGCAATCATTGTTTCAGCTCCTTCAGGGGCAGGGAAAACAACCATCGTGCACCGGTTGCTTGCATCGGGTTTGCCCCTTGGTTTTTCTGTTTCAGCTACCAGCAGGCCCCGGCGATCAAATGAGGTAAACGGCGTTGACTATTTTTTCCTTTCGCCCGAAGAGTTTATGAAAAGGGTGAAAAACGGGGAGTTTATCGAATGGGAGGAAGTTTACGAAAACCAGTATTATGGTACACTCAAATCGGAAATCGAACGTCTCTGGCAGGAAAAAAAACATGCTTTGTTCGATGTGGATGTCAAAGGAGGTATCAGCCTGAAGAAATATTTCGGCTCACAGGCTCTGGCAATCTTTATTAAACCACCCTCCCTCCAGACACTCTATGAGAGGCTTCGGGCCAGAGGAACCGAAACGGAAGAAAGCCTGAAAAAACGAATGGCCAAAGCGGAATATGAACTCAGTTTTGCTCCCGGATTTGATGCCGTGGTGGAGAACAATATACTGGAGAAGGCTGTGGAGGAGGTGTACCGCTTGGTAGTGAATTTTATAGGTGCTGAAGAATAG
- a CDS encoding YicC family protein, with protein MSLISMTGWGKTQYQMQDKLVTVEIKSINSRQFDLNLKIPFLYRDFESEMRSMVSEKVARGKVDLIITQEFVNGTSVSELNKEALKKYFAQISELAGEFGISGSDILFAAAMRFPEVVKTPQILISEEEKTVLFDALSQALNLLVSFRVQEGKALEKDILQHLSRIEELLDQITPFEQERIDAFRDKLRRNLEEYLGKNGVDENRFEQEIIFHLEKIDITEEKIRLANHLKYFREVVQNEELQGRKLGFISQEIGREINTLGSKANHALIQKKVVEMKDELEKIKEQLLNIL; from the coding sequence ATGTCACTTATCTCCATGACAGGCTGGGGTAAAACCCAATATCAGATGCAGGATAAGCTCGTTACGGTCGAAATTAAAAGCATTAACAGCCGCCAGTTTGATCTGAATCTGAAAATCCCGTTTCTTTACCGCGACTTTGAATCAGAGATGCGGTCGATGGTTTCCGAAAAAGTAGCCCGTGGAAAAGTTGACCTGATCATAACCCAGGAATTTGTTAACGGTACTTCTGTTTCAGAACTCAATAAGGAAGCCCTGAAAAAATATTTTGCCCAGATTTCCGAACTGGCCGGAGAGTTTGGTATTTCCGGAAGTGATATTCTTTTTGCGGCGGCGATGCGTTTTCCGGAAGTAGTTAAAACGCCGCAAATACTTATTTCTGAAGAAGAAAAGACAGTTCTTTTCGACGCTCTGTCTCAGGCTCTGAACCTTCTTGTTTCCTTCAGGGTACAGGAAGGGAAAGCCCTGGAAAAAGATATTCTTCAGCATCTCAGCAGAATTGAAGAGCTTCTGGACCAGATCACTCCCTTTGAGCAGGAACGGATTGATGCGTTCCGTGATAAACTGCGCCGGAATCTTGAAGAGTATCTGGGAAAAAACGGGGTTGATGAAAACCGGTTTGAACAGGAAATCATTTTTCATCTGGAGAAGATCGACATTACGGAAGAAAAAATCCGCCTTGCCAATCATCTGAAGTATTTCAGGGAAGTTGTTCAGAACGAGGAACTTCAGGGAAGAAAACTGGGATTCATTTCTCAGGAAATCGGTAGAGAAATTAATACCCTTGGTTCAAAGGCCAACCATGCCCTGATTCAGAAAAAGGTGGTCGAGATGAAAGATGAACTGGAAAAAATAAAAGAGCAATTGCTGAATATTTTATGA
- a CDS encoding sulfite exporter TauE/SafE family protein, whose protein sequence is MLWYTAIAVILAGFAAGFINTIAGSGSLITLPLLIFLGMPANVANGTNRLGILFQTITSTLSFRKEGYFQLRRGLIIATPAVVGSFLGAMIAVDLNEELMRRAIGVLLLIMLVLIILKPEKWFGRQQENLFQMGFWQVIALFFVGIYGGFIQAGVGFFLLGTLVLGIKSNVVSGNAYKNFTVLCLTISALIVFFANHQVKIVPGLLLALGSIAGAWTASRMAVKKGARFIGWFLVAAILLSAVQLLGIFSWLGRFLSTLF, encoded by the coding sequence ATGCTTTGGTATACTGCAATTGCCGTTATATTGGCTGGTTTTGCTGCAGGTTTTATTAACACAATTGCCGGAAGTGGTTCCCTGATTACCCTACCTCTCCTGATATTTCTGGGTATGCCGGCCAATGTGGCAAATGGAACAAACCGCCTTGGAATTCTTTTTCAAACCATCACAAGCACACTGAGTTTCAGAAAAGAGGGATATTTTCAGCTTCGCAGAGGGCTTATCATCGCCACGCCTGCTGTGGTAGGTTCCTTTCTTGGAGCCATGATTGCAGTCGACCTGAATGAAGAACTTATGCGAAGAGCAATTGGAGTGCTTCTGCTGATTATGCTGGTACTGATCATTCTTAAGCCGGAAAAATGGTTCGGACGGCAACAGGAAAACCTTTTCCAGATGGGGTTCTGGCAGGTCATAGCTCTGTTTTTCGTTGGAATCTACGGAGGCTTTATTCAGGCGGGAGTGGGTTTCTTTCTGCTCGGCACATTGGTCTTAGGGATAAAGTCTAATGTAGTTTCAGGAAATGCATATAAAAATTTCACGGTTTTGTGCCTCACCATATCGGCTCTCATTGTCTTTTTTGCCAATCATCAGGTGAAGATTGTACCCGGTCTCCTGCTGGCATTAGGGAGCATTGCCGGAGCATGGACCGCCTCACGGATGGCCGTTAAAAAAGGGGCACGTTTCATAGGCTGGTTTCTTGTTGCGGCCATATTGCTGTCAGCCGTTCAGTTGCTGGGCATTTTCTCCTGGCTGGGAAGGTTTCTTTCAACATTGTTTTAG
- a CDS encoding MATE family efflux transporter produces MRKLTEGEEGRLILYFTMPMLLGNVFQQLYSIVDSIVVGNYLGKAALAAVGASYPIIFALISLVVGITMGTTIVIAQFFGAKQYDKVKLAVDTMYIFLFFASVLLTVIGLLLSKWIFRVTRLPEEVVPMATTFMNTYLLGLVFFFGYNGTSAALRGIGDSKTPLYFLIYATLMNLGLVFLFVAVFHWGIAGAAWATILSQSSAFFIAIWYLNKKECLLHFSLKNMRFDRDIFMKSLRVGLPSGIQQTFVSMGMLFLYGIVNSYGTDVSAAYSVAGRIDSFALLPAMNFSMALSTFTGQNLGANQPERVVRGLRKTIVIAGIIALMVTLLVIFTGHYMMGWFTKDPEVIRIGWEYLVIVSSFYLVFTLMFLYTGVMRGAGDTLVPMFISIFSLWIIRIPMAYLLSGWMGEKGIWWSIPAGWIVGTLVAFWYYRTGKWKNKVIVRYPSAR; encoded by the coding sequence ATGAGAAAACTTACTGAAGGAGAAGAAGGCCGGCTTATTTTGTACTTTACCATGCCCATGCTGCTGGGGAATGTGTTTCAGCAGCTATATAGTATTGTGGATAGTATCGTTGTGGGCAACTACCTTGGAAAAGCTGCACTGGCAGCAGTTGGTGCATCGTACCCGATCATTTTCGCACTGATTTCCCTGGTTGTTGGAATTACAATGGGTACAACCATTGTGATAGCCCAGTTTTTCGGAGCAAAACAATATGATAAAGTAAAGCTGGCCGTTGACACAATGTACATTTTCCTGTTTTTTGCCTCTGTTCTTCTTACAGTTATTGGCCTGTTGCTGTCAAAATGGATATTCCGTGTGACCCGTTTGCCCGAAGAAGTTGTTCCCATGGCCACAACCTTTATGAATACTTACTTGCTTGGATTGGTGTTCTTTTTCGGATATAACGGAACATCTGCCGCATTGAGGGGCATCGGGGATTCCAAGACTCCGCTATATTTTCTTATTTATGCCACCCTGATGAATCTTGGCCTGGTGTTTCTGTTTGTGGCAGTTTTTCATTGGGGCATAGCCGGTGCTGCCTGGGCAACCATTCTCTCTCAAAGTTCAGCCTTTTTTATTGCCATCTGGTATCTGAATAAAAAAGAGTGTTTGTTGCATTTCTCATTGAAAAATATGCGTTTTGACCGCGATATTTTTATGAAAAGCCTGAGAGTAGGCCTTCCCAGTGGAATTCAGCAAACCTTTGTTTCCATGGGCATGTTGTTTCTTTATGGTATAGTGAACAGCTATGGTACCGACGTGAGTGCTGCATATTCTGTTGCCGGCCGAATTGATTCCTTTGCTCTGCTTCCCGCTATGAATTTTTCCATGGCCCTCTCCACCTTTACCGGACAGAATCTGGGAGCCAACCAACCCGAGCGGGTTGTCAGGGGGCTCCGGAAAACCATAGTAATTGCAGGAATTATTGCCCTGATGGTTACACTGCTGGTTATTTTCACCGGCCATTATATGATGGGTTGGTTTACAAAAGATCCTGAAGTTATTCGCATCGGATGGGAGTATCTTGTGATTGTCAGTTCCTTTTACCTTGTGTTTACCCTCATGTTCCTTTACACCGGCGTTATGCGGGGTGCAGGTGATACACTGGTTCCTATGTTTATTTCCATATTTTCACTTTGGATTATCAGAATCCCTATGGCTTACCTCCTTTCCGGCTGGATGGGCGAAAAGGGCATCTGGTGGTCTATACCGGCCGGATGGATTGTAGGAACTCTGGTTGCCTTCTGGTATTACAGAACCGGGAAATGGAAGAATAAAGTTATTGTGCGGTATCCATCTGCCAGGTAA